One Coffea eugenioides isolate CCC68of unplaced genomic scaffold, Ceug_1.0 ScVebR1_3149;HRSCAF=4306, whole genome shotgun sequence genomic window, TgattgtacttgatttggtgtcgtttggacgtgtatccaacgacctttactGTTAACTTTGGACCTTTACTGTTAactctgagctctacctcattggaagtcaattgacTCTAGCCGGTAAGGACTTGGTTGAGGACATTTGataagccatggggactgtatttgggaatctttgggtatgaaacccatgattccggtatactcgagtattaccaattctgTACTGCTTGGTgtttgggcccggtaaggggaatgtGTGGTGGACGGAAtattggagtaaagaggagtctacggttatgATTACTCtgtatacattgacggagagtcaatgagatgagatcaagtatggcaaaagaggaaaagggctcttaagagccgtccgtatccttttattctctATAGTTGTGTGGTGTTGATTTTACTCACTTGATGAACgtatttggattgaatattCTTATGTTTATGTGATCCTTGTATATTTACGTGatagtacctcattgggcgaaagctcactccgttaaattttgttttccttacagggaactatcttttggacttttgcttttgaagaatgagttgagctagtttagagattttgtatagctcctccatggttggaaaccctaattgtgtTTGGATACAAATATTGCCTTTTGATGTGTAAATATACGAATGTGGTTTTGTAAAAGTGTGTGTACTTatgttcatgtgttatatttggtttgtataAATCCATTTCAAGGATTATATGAAGTTACTTGTCTTCGATTGGGTCTtggtcggattgtgacgtggtagTCACTATTCATTTTCCGTTTCATGGATTTGTGGTTTGGTTAAGCGCGCCAATAGATTCCAGAACGACTTGAGTTTGTGTTTAACCGCCTTagtagtcttggcgagagctgggcaggcagtccgctaacccctttggtccgtcttaggggaaggtggggctgtcacaatagaTGAGAGCTGACAAGATAGCAAATGGAACTAGATTATGAATCAGGATGAGAAACTATTGTTTGTACTTTCAACTTCCTTAGTGGGAGATGTCTGTGATAAAAATCATGGAGCCATGTTTTGAAGCATACTTTTGTCTGCAGGTCGTGCTAACTCTGACACATTTAGCTATTGTGATGGAATATGCTACTGGTGGAGAGCTCTTTGCAAAAATTTGTAGTGCTGGTGGATTCAATGAAGATGAGGTGTAAACACATGCAAAATATATTTTGTTTGCCTTGATCTCATTTTCTTTTGGCATTGATTTTACAGAGAGATACTTATGGGACTTTCTTATTGTTAAAACGCAGGCTCGCTTTTTTTTCCAGCAGCTAATATCTGGTGTTAGTTACTGTCATTCAATGGTGAGATATTAGAACTATTTATTCTTTTTGAGTCCTCTTATTATTATCTCATTGTTCTCTCAATTCAGGAAATCTATCACAGggacttgaagctggaaaacaCACTTTTGGATAAGAGTCCAACACCACGGCTTAAAATATGTGATTTTAGTTATTCTAAGGTTACAAATCTTTGCATTTGTAATCAAAAAAATTGTGATTCAATTGACTTCGTATTTTTTTTGTggataatttgaaattttgttggtTTCTGGCATTTACTTGCAGTCCGGTTTGTTGCACTCACAACCCAAATCGGCAGTTGGAACACCAGCATATATTGCACCTGAGGTCCTGTCAAGGAAGGAATATGATGGGAAGGTCTGTATCATCAAAATTCTTGAAGAATTTACAGAGATTCTCTCCCTCTGAGCATTAGTTTCCTCTTCTAGTTAACTCTTCACTGTGATAGTATAATGGAATTTCCTCCCTTTTGCTGTgatattgtgacagccccacctccccctaaggcgaaccagagggttcggcgggccgcctgcccagctctcgccgggactcagtcgttcactacaatcctcaaatgaattacaagaacaaacctctaaaatattacaatataaatctccaatatacatcaaattctccaaaaattacatgttataagcgaagcggaaataattctcaactatacataaaatgatttccaaaaccaaattgtacaaaacataggtcatccagtcacgtgcacaagtactacaagtccttccttcgccttgagccctgtggaggggaataaaatatttttggggtgagctagaagctcagcgagtaaccagtaaaatcattaaacaaatatatttcacaatgttgcatttcgatcatttcgatgatgtcaagattcagagatcaaatgttcgtttagtgctctcgtgagccagggaaatcatagcacttgaacacccaacgctcaaatagatcatttaacattaacattaacattacgagggagccccttcttgagctccagataaacatgaacatgaaccataaacagagtggagacgttggtgtccagcacaagactttcccagaactcattgaagccaaatcatgtcatgaactcacatgcaaacacgcatgatatgcaatcgagtacataatgcaagaaacatttcacaagtactttgggaatagtttagggtcactcacttccatggctcagaaataatccatcaaatatcattgccttgctcaaatccaagccttagttcacaaactcaatgcaaacaaatcccttcaaagttcggacagcacttcccctgaatttgctaacttttcccgccatcatggcttcattatttcctcattccaacccaaaggtacacacatgacaacaagttcatccaatagccattcagcaagctccaagtagtactagtacaagtcaagctagggaaaagtccggaaatgaaagttaagctcaaaaccagaaaaacagttttgacgtcattttgcgataatggcaccaaaggtactacgatggtcggataaaggtacaagatacaccgtttcgaagctaagagatagggctacaatattacagaaggtcactcaacccagtttcgagtgtaacctggtcaaaaatgcaagatactataccagaatcacaaaaacagattcacagaacgcattctagcggaaacatcataaatcaggctatccaagtccaaatccagaaattccaaaaccagctgaaatctaagaaacagggataaatttcatgagaagacctcaacaaccaattcggaagcaattccagccaaaacaaccaattacaggcgcaattcttacattcgggtaaaaccagaacagcaagagtaattttgacttttctcattccacactactctgattgatctgaaattttgtaggcacctttaaaatgtcattccctacaacttttatgttttaatccaaggccaattaggcctctaactaggacctaaaaattcggacagaatgtagcttcataAACCCTaggttttcaattttcttccaaaacagaaattacttgcaatcttccactttttccaccttctagatgccttatataccatttctaatcatcatagatagccacacaatcatgcttatattaaaacagaaaatccccataaataataaaacttcatcacttcaaccacaaatcaagaaataatccataaaagtgcatcttataccaccaccaatcatgaattgaacatcatttaagggaggagagtggttcttcacaactcaccttagccatacaagagatagagcaacaaatcaccttagctttccaaacaactccacaaaacacctcaagaccacttagcaaagagattttatggaatgatttggagttttattggttggatttgaagattgagcaagaaatagaaggaagaaattgagagcttttctttctttcttgagcaagaacattcggccaagaagcttgcaaaatgaagcttattttgatcaattttttgtatttatttggtaaaggtaaaggtaaagtcaaatggtcaaagtccaagattaaatcacaaggtgacacttgtcacctttttggtttaaaacttatctttttgtctctccaatacaaatatcttaacactttgtaaaataatatcacttaatacaaaattccaacaagttgtcaaaaatataatgcatttaccgcactagcgggtcccacatccaaaatacgctcttaatttctcaaaaactaaccgatactagaaaaatcattttaaaactatctttgctcataaactttatctgggaaatttttctaataaagaaaatgtagaaaaggcgggcgattaaataaaataaaccctagaaaattagaaaattttcgggttctcacactcattcttttcggggcgtcacaaactcccctccttaaaagaatgtcgtcctcgacattccctcttgtaccaatcaagtcaagacatcccgcaaaaatcacaaatattgcaaaccaaacccacagtccggcatcctaaacttcaagcctaggatacactacagagatctgaaacctaagctctgataccaactgtgacagcaccacctccccctaaggcgaaccagagggttcggcgggccgcctgcccagctctcgccgggactcagtcgttcactacaatcctcaaatgaattacaagaacaaacctctaaaatattacaatataaatctccaatatacatcaaattctccaaaaattacatgttataagcgaagcggaaataattctcaactatacataaaatgatttccaaaaccaaattgtacaaaacataggtcatccagtcacgtgcacaagtactacaagtccttccttcgccttgagccctgtggaggggaataaaatatttttggggtgagctagaagctcagcgagtaaccagtaaaatcattaaacaaatatatttcacaatgttgcatttcgatcatttcgatgatgtcatgattcagagatcaaatgttcgtttagtgctctcgtgagccagggaaatcatagcacttgaacacccaacgctcaaatagatcatttaacattaacattaacattcagagggagccccttcttgagctcca contains:
- the LOC113757625 gene encoding serine/threonine-protein kinase SAPK1-like; this translates as MAPAELKELKLQLQDLLERGFIRESGSPWGAPVVLTLTHLAIVMEYATGGELFAKICSAGGFNEDEARFFFQQLISGVSYCHSMEIYHRDLKLENTLLDKSPTPRLKICDFSYSKSGLLHSQPKSAVGTPAYIAPEVLSRKEYDGKVCIIKILEEFTEILSL